A DNA window from Mucilaginibacter xinganensis contains the following coding sequences:
- a CDS encoding FkbM family methyltransferase: MAARKLLKKIINILPAKLRNKAYKASAIVFGLQSLNSLPFYDMYHHIANLKKLGFNPDLVIDAGALFGQWTENVRNIFPGAKFIMIEPQVAQKTFLEAVISKFDNVSMELSLLGDVEKNGVEFYQMGTGSSIYQENSDHSREKVLLKMETIDAIVEKKYKMPANCFLKLDVQGAEIDVLKGAAELLKRTEFVLLEISVLNYNYKAPQFTDVIIFLKNIGFVLFDICDERRTKDEVLYQTDMIFVKESSKIRKSVDFKDIQ, from the coding sequence ATGGCTGCAAGGAAACTTCTCAAAAAAATTATAAATATCTTACCGGCAAAACTGAGGAACAAAGCATACAAGGCATCTGCAATTGTTTTCGGCTTGCAAAGTTTGAATTCACTACCCTTTTACGATATGTATCATCATATCGCTAACCTGAAAAAACTCGGGTTTAATCCCGACCTTGTAATCGATGCCGGGGCTTTATTTGGCCAATGGACTGAGAACGTCAGAAATATATTTCCCGGAGCAAAGTTTATTATGATTGAGCCGCAAGTAGCTCAAAAAACATTTTTGGAGGCAGTTATCAGCAAATTTGATAATGTCAGCATGGAGCTTTCATTGTTGGGGGATGTTGAAAAAAATGGTGTTGAGTTTTATCAAATGGGGACCGGATCAAGCATTTACCAGGAAAATTCAGATCATTCCCGGGAAAAAGTCTTGTTAAAAATGGAAACCATCGATGCAATAGTTGAAAAGAAATACAAAATGCCTGCCAACTGTTTTCTAAAGCTGGATGTACAGGGGGCCGAGATTGATGTTTTAAAGGGTGCTGCCGAACTATTAAAAAGAACAGAGTTTGTTTTATTGGAAATAAGCGTTTTAAACTATAATTACAAAGCGCCGCAGTTTACTGATGTAATTATCTTCCTCAAAAACATAGGTTTTGTGTTATTTGATATCTGCGACGAAAGAAGAACGAAAGACGAGGTACTTTATCAAACTGATATGATCTTTGTTAAGGAATCATCAAAAATCAGAAAATCTGTTGACTTTAAGGATATTCAATAG
- a CDS encoding ABC transporter permease, which produces METLIPKISTVFKTLLRADFTTQWRNRRAVILTLIVPVIILTTWKPFVARFGGPFVLSNSITIGLIAIGLMGYSTSIARDRDKGIFQRLRVAPISSWSIMTSRLLVQMTMILMVTTAIFIAGSSYDQVTLTAPGYIVTYFTAIVCGALYLSLGQMIVGRIQNPETVNSTVRLVYFVFIMGGMYGQFSTDTQFHNVVQWSPYGTVKTILAAGMEPQQWNKNASMALLATLGYTIVFTVLGIKWFKWTTK; this is translated from the coding sequence ATGGAGACTTTGATACCTAAAATATCCACCGTTTTTAAAACACTTTTACGGGCCGACTTTACTACTCAATGGCGCAACAGGCGTGCAGTTATTTTAACGCTTATAGTACCCGTAATTATCCTGACCACCTGGAAGCCGTTTGTAGCACGGTTTGGTGGCCCCTTTGTACTTTCAAACAGCATTACCATTGGCCTTATAGCTATCGGCCTTATGGGCTATTCCACCAGTATTGCGCGTGATCGTGATAAAGGGATTTTTCAGCGTTTACGCGTGGCGCCTATTTCGTCATGGTCAATAATGACCAGCCGCCTGCTGGTTCAAATGACCATGATTTTGATGGTGACAACCGCTATTTTTATTGCAGGCAGTTCATATGACCAGGTTACCCTTACGGCACCGGGATATATTGTAACCTATTTTACCGCTATAGTTTGCGGGGCTTTATACCTTAGCCTCGGCCAAATGATAGTTGGGCGCATTCAAAACCCGGAAACTGTTAACTCTACCGTGCGCCTGGTTTATTTTGTATTTATTATGGGGGGGATGTACGGCCAGTTCAGTACAGATACACAATTTCACAACGTGGTACAATGGTCGCCATACGGCACGGTTAAAACCATTTTGGCAGCAGGCATGGAACCGCAGCAATGGAACAAAAATGCCTCAATGGCGCTTCTGGCAACGCTTGGTTACACCATAGTGTTTACTGTACTCGGAATCAAATGGTTTAAGTGGACTACAAAGTAG
- a CDS encoding ABC transporter permease — MSFAYFIANRITFKSKRTFSKLIVRIAILGIMLGLGVMILTLIIVRGFKQEIREKIRGFSGDIQVVKFDLNNSFENSPFKADNSFVKKAQHIDNVGGVTAFATKPGIIKTSTEIEGVVLKGVERTYNRAFFQKNLVSGKVLDFTDTVEAKKQLLISQITANRLKLKVGDKILMYFAQEPLRWRPFTITGIYSTGIEEIDKQYVVGDLSIINRLNNWKPDDIGGYEIRLNDFDEINYSANKIDDILPAKLKSYTVMESFGVIFGWLDLLDGNTKVVLVLMILVAVINMISALLIMIVERTTMIGMLKAMGANNWAIRKVFLYNAFYLIGLGMLFGNVFGLGIGMFQAQTHFFKLDQASYYMSFVPIKFNWIEISILNIGTLIICLLVMIIPSMLVTRIEPVKAIQFK; from the coding sequence TTGAGTTTCGCCTATTTTATAGCTAACCGCATAACTTTTAAATCTAAACGCACATTTTCAAAACTGATTGTGCGCATAGCTATTCTTGGCATTATGCTGGGTTTAGGTGTTATGATATTAACGCTTATTATAGTACGGGGGTTTAAGCAGGAGATAAGGGAAAAGATTAGAGGTTTTTCCGGAGATATCCAGGTGGTGAAGTTCGATCTTAATAATTCATTCGAAAACTCCCCGTTTAAAGCTGATAACAGCTTTGTAAAAAAGGCGCAGCATATTGACAACGTTGGTGGCGTAACGGCCTTTGCCACAAAGCCCGGTATTATTAAAACCAGCACCGAAATTGAAGGCGTGGTATTAAAGGGGGTAGAGAGAACCTATAACCGCGCGTTTTTTCAAAAGAACCTGGTTAGTGGTAAAGTGCTTGATTTTACCGATACTGTTGAGGCTAAAAAGCAGTTGCTCATTTCTCAAATAACGGCCAACCGTTTAAAGCTTAAGGTAGGCGATAAGATTTTGATGTATTTTGCACAGGAACCGCTGAGGTGGCGCCCGTTTACCATTACAGGAATTTACAGTACAGGAATTGAAGAGATCGATAAGCAGTACGTTGTAGGTGATCTGTCGATCATTAACCGGCTTAATAACTGGAAACCTGATGATATTGGAGGTTACGAGATCAGGTTGAATGATTTTGATGAGATCAATTATTCCGCAAATAAAATTGATGATATATTGCCGGCCAAACTTAAATCTTACACGGTAATGGAAAGCTTTGGTGTAATCTTCGGCTGGCTTGATCTGCTTGATGGCAATACCAAGGTGGTTTTGGTGTTAATGATACTGGTTGCGGTTATTAATATGATCTCCGCCCTGTTAATCATGATTGTGGAACGTACCACCATGATTGGCATGTTAAAAGCCATGGGCGCCAATAACTGGGCCATTCGAAAAGTATTTCTTTACAACGCATTTTACCTCATAGGCCTGGGGATGCTATTTGGTAACGTTTTTGGCTTGGGGATAGGTATGTTCCAGGCACAAACCCATTTCTTTAAACTCGACCAGGCATCTTATTACATGAGTTTTGTGCCTATTAAGTTCAACTGGATAGAAATATCAATTTTAAACATAGGCACGCTTATTATTTGTTTACTGGTGATGATCATCCCGTCTATGCTGGTAACCCGGATTGAGCCGGTAAAAGCTATACAGTTTAAGTAG
- a CDS encoding outer membrane beta-barrel protein — translation MKKLTLTLSLFFLLTNVFAQKIELSVQTSAALLHFAGTSTTSQTIINTGATPYTNNPYGKEAGLGYSLGLQAQYIAKGGFIAGVQTGFDRLRSKVDITGVTPQYYLDYNFNYAPFPAKGETYLTTQDINLSPYLGYRFIIKRVKLDLMPGLDLGFNLSLYDRGSAKTTGDQTTYKTNYREPNAPTDVRLKLSLAAMYNRFGVTASYAHGVTNYESNIIGDNSYQAHSELFRFGVSYRIN, via the coding sequence ATGAAAAAACTTACCTTAACCTTATCACTTTTTTTTCTTTTAACCAACGTTTTTGCTCAGAAAATCGAATTGTCGGTGCAAACCAGCGCTGCGCTGCTCCATTTTGCTGGCACCTCAACCACGTCCCAAACAATTATTAATACCGGTGCAACACCTTACACTAACAACCCGTACGGTAAAGAAGCCGGTTTGGGCTATAGTTTGGGCCTGCAGGCGCAATATATTGCAAAGGGCGGTTTTATAGCGGGTGTACAAACTGGTTTTGACAGGCTGCGAAGCAAGGTTGATATTACTGGTGTGACGCCGCAGTATTATCTTGATTACAACTTTAATTACGCTCCGTTTCCTGCCAAAGGAGAAACTTATTTAACAACCCAGGATATTAACTTAAGCCCTTACCTGGGCTATAGGTTTATAATTAAAAGAGTAAAATTAGACCTGATGCCGGGACTTGACCTGGGCTTTAACTTAAGTTTATACGACAGGGGGAGTGCAAAAACCACCGGAGACCAAACTACTTACAAAACAAATTATAGAGAACCTAACGCCCCAACCGATGTAAGGCTTAAGCTTAGCTTAGCTGCAATGTATAATCGTTTTGGAGTAACGGCATCATACGCACATGGCGTAACCAATTATGAGTCGAATATCATTGGCGACAATTCATACCAGGCCCACAGCGAATTATTTAGATTCGGCGTTAGCTACCGGATAAATTAA
- a CDS encoding RNA polymerase sigma factor translates to MHQPRGIAEDEIISKCKTGSLKYQELLYKQFYGYAMGIALRYSINRDDALEVVNDAFIKVFNSIKSYNADRPFKAWLRTIIVNTAIDRRRKELKFQLHVEIDNAMPVSNGGNTIENLNAKDILKLMQQLPAVQLTIFNLYEIDGYKHDEIAKILAIPESSSRVYLSRAKEKLRNILRSEAHNHGRSVG, encoded by the coding sequence ATGCATCAACCGCGGGGCATTGCTGAAGATGAAATAATTAGCAAGTGCAAAACAGGCAGCTTAAAATACCAGGAACTGCTTTATAAGCAGTTCTATGGCTATGCCATGGGTATTGCCCTGCGTTACAGCATTAACCGCGATGACGCTTTGGAGGTAGTTAACGATGCTTTTATTAAGGTATTCAACAGCATAAAAAGCTATAATGCCGACAGGCCTTTTAAAGCATGGCTGCGCACTATTATAGTTAATACAGCTATTGACCGCCGGCGCAAAGAGCTGAAATTTCAACTGCATGTTGAGATTGACAATGCAATGCCGGTTAGCAACGGAGGCAATACCATTGAAAATTTAAACGCAAAGGATATATTAAAGCTGATGCAGCAACTACCGGCTGTTCAACTCACCATTTTTAATTTATATGAAATTGATGGCTATAAGCATGATGAAATAGCTAAAATATTGGCAATACCTGAAAGCTCGTCCAGGGTTTACCTGAGCAGGGCTAAAGAGAAATTAAGAAATATATTACGATCAGAAGCGCATAACCATGGACGATCAGTTGGATAA
- the fmt gene encoding methionyl-tRNA formyltransferase, whose product MKIIFMGTPQFAVASLDALVKAGCNIIAVVTAPDKPAGRGQKLNESAVKQYAVANGIKVLQPEKLKNPEFLEELRSLRADLQVVVAFRMLPEVVWNMPPRGTINLHASLLPQYRGAAPINWVLINGEKESGVTTFFLKHEIDTGDILFTEKVTLTGHETAGDLHDRLMNKGAGLLVKTVKGVESGRYNEHPQSALLDGVELKHAPKIFKEDCLIDWQQPAESIYNKIRGLSPSPTAYTMLNGKILKIFHAKFENAEPGIQPGGFLSDNKTFLKFAAGDGHVYLTDVQLEGKKQMDIEQFLRGVKL is encoded by the coding sequence ATGAAGATTATTTTTATGGGTACCCCCCAGTTTGCGGTAGCATCATTAGATGCCCTGGTAAAAGCAGGATGTAATATAATTGCCGTTGTAACCGCTCCGGATAAACCTGCCGGCCGCGGACAGAAGCTAAATGAATCGGCTGTTAAACAATATGCAGTGGCAAATGGCATAAAAGTTTTGCAGCCAGAAAAATTAAAGAACCCGGAATTTTTAGAAGAATTAAGATCGCTGCGTGCCGACCTGCAGGTAGTGGTGGCTTTTAGAATGCTGCCCGAAGTGGTTTGGAATATGCCGCCGCGCGGCACCATAAACCTCCATGCATCCTTATTGCCGCAATACCGTGGTGCAGCCCCTATAAACTGGGTATTGATAAATGGCGAAAAAGAGAGTGGCGTTACCACTTTTTTCCTGAAACATGAAATAGATACAGGCGATATCTTATTCACCGAAAAAGTTACTTTAACCGGCCACGAAACCGCTGGTGACCTGCACGACCGCCTGATGAACAAAGGCGCTGGTTTGTTGGTAAAAACAGTTAAAGGCGTTGAAAGCGGCCGGTATAACGAGCACCCCCAATCTGCCTTGCTTGATGGCGTTGAGTTAAAACACGCCCCTAAAATTTTTAAAGAAGATTGTTTGATTGACTGGCAGCAACCTGCTGAAAGTATCTACAACAAAATTCGCGGTTTAAGCCCCTCGCCTACTGCCTATACCATGCTCAATGGTAAAATTTTGAAAATATTCCACGCCAAATTTGAAAATGCTGAACCGGGTATCCAGCCCGGTGGTTTTTTATCCGACAATAAAACTTTTTTAAAATTTGCAGCGGGTGACGGACATGTTTACCTAACTGATGTACAATTAGAGGGCAAAAAGCAAATGGACATTGAGCAATTTTTAAGGGGCGTGAAGTTATAA
- a CDS encoding exo-beta-N-acetylmuramidase NamZ family protein yields the protein MMRIKLFLQFSIIACLLSCAVSGQKSNYSPLAGATANKLPVITAADQTNLYINYLKGKNVGMVINQTSIIGKNKTLSLDSLVKLGIAVKKIYGPEHGFRGDASNGTDVNNSVDTKTGVPVISIYGNKHFKPTAEDLKGIDILIYDIQDVGARFYTYLSTLQYVMEACAENNIELMILDRPNPNGFYVDGPVLDTAYRSFVGMNPIPVVHGLTTAEYAQMLNGEGWLTNHEKCKLKIIKVANYKHSSHYVLPVNPSPNLNTDKSILLYPSVCLFEGTTLSLGRGTMQPFLQIGHPALTGKYTYAFTPVSIKGMSEDPPQKNKTCYGLDLKNYDTNTIYADGKLNLAWLIELYKAFPDKEHFFNAYFTKLTGTTELRKQIEAGKSEAEIRSGWEPALSNYKTMRLKYLLYQ from the coding sequence ATGATGAGGATAAAGCTTTTTCTACAATTTTCAATAATTGCATGTTTACTATCATGTGCCGTATCGGGCCAAAAAAGCAATTATAGCCCTTTAGCCGGCGCTACCGCAAATAAATTACCGGTTATAACAGCTGCCGACCAAACCAATCTTTATATAAATTACCTTAAGGGAAAAAACGTAGGAATGGTTATTAACCAAACCTCAATTATAGGTAAAAACAAAACGCTTAGCCTGGATAGCCTGGTAAAACTTGGCATAGCTGTTAAGAAAATTTACGGACCGGAACACGGTTTTAGAGGCGATGCCAGTAATGGTACCGACGTAAATAACAGCGTGGATACTAAAACAGGGGTGCCCGTAATTTCTATTTACGGCAACAAACACTTTAAACCCACTGCCGAAGATTTAAAGGGAATAGATATATTGATTTATGACATTCAGGATGTGGGGGCCAGGTTTTACACCTACCTTTCAACCCTGCAATATGTAATGGAAGCCTGTGCCGAAAATAATATTGAGCTGATGATACTTGACAGGCCAAACCCTAACGGCTTTTATGTAGACGGGCCTGTTTTGGATACCGCTTACCGTTCATTTGTAGGCATGAACCCTATCCCTGTTGTGCACGGGCTTACCACTGCGGAATATGCCCAAATGCTAAACGGCGAGGGATGGTTAACAAACCATGAAAAATGCAAACTAAAAATAATCAAGGTGGCTAATTACAAGCATAGTTCGCATTATGTACTCCCGGTAAACCCATCGCCCAATTTAAATACAGATAAGTCAATTTTGTTATACCCGTCAGTATGTTTGTTTGAAGGTACAACCTTAAGCCTCGGCAGGGGTACTATGCAACCTTTTTTACAGATCGGGCATCCGGCACTTACAGGCAAATATACATACGCATTCACGCCGGTAAGTATCAAAGGCATGAGTGAAGATCCGCCTCAAAAAAACAAAACATGTTATGGGCTCGACCTGAAAAATTATGATACAAATACCATTTACGCTGATGGTAAACTTAACCTGGCATGGCTGATTGAACTATATAAAGCATTCCCCGATAAGGAGCACTTTTTTAACGCCTACTTTACGAAGCTGACAGGCACAACGGAACTACGTAAGCAAATTGAAGCCGGTAAAAGCGAAGCCGAAATAAGGTCCGGCTGGGAGCCAGCATTAAGCAATTACAAAACCATGCGGCTAAAGTATTTACTTTACCAGTAA
- a CDS encoding ABC transporter ATP-binding protein, whose protein sequence is MDKQAAYTLTVDGLSVSYGNFNAVQNVSFNVRKGEIFGLLGPNGAGKTSTLSAIEGLLKPQAGTIIVNGNNTVSKQLHARASLGVQLQSTSFQAELFVIEVLQLYAGIYGVPAGKAELMNILKEINLEGSANKKFGELSGGQQQRVSLVIATIHNPRLVLLDEPTSGLDPQSRRQLWERIEAIRERGHAVLLTTHSMEEAESVCDRIAIIDHGKVIAVDTPQGMIDKYKDDPEVVAVSRRGRITLEDVFIALTGKAIRS, encoded by the coding sequence ATGGATAAACAGGCAGCGTATACTTTAACCGTTGACGGCCTAAGCGTTAGCTATGGCAATTTCAACGCGGTTCAAAACGTTTCATTCAACGTCCGAAAGGGCGAAATCTTTGGCCTGTTGGGCCCAAATGGCGCCGGCAAAACCAGTACCCTAAGTGCAATAGAGGGGCTTTTAAAACCGCAGGCGGGCACTATCATAGTTAACGGCAACAATACCGTTTCAAAACAGCTGCACGCCCGGGCATCCCTGGGTGTGCAGTTACAGTCAACAAGTTTTCAGGCCGAGCTTTTTGTAATTGAAGTATTGCAGCTGTACGCCGGCATTTACGGCGTACCTGCGGGTAAAGCCGAATTGATGAATATTTTAAAAGAAATTAACCTGGAAGGCTCGGCAAATAAAAAATTCGGTGAACTTTCCGGCGGACAGCAGCAACGTGTATCGCTTGTTATCGCTACTATTCATAATCCCAGGCTGGTTTTACTCGATGAACCTACGAGCGGGCTCGACCCGCAATCGCGCAGGCAGCTTTGGGAACGGATTGAGGCTATTCGTGAGCGCGGCCATGCAGTTTTGCTGACCACCCACTCGATGGAAGAAGCAGAGTCGGTTTGTGACAGGATTGCCATTATTGATCATGGCAAAGTTATAGCGGTTGATACCCCGCAAGGCATGATTGATAAATATAAAGACGACCCCGAAGTTGTTGCGGTTTCGCGCAGGGGAAGGATCACTCTCGAAGATGTTTTTATCGCCCTAACCGGCAAGGCAATCCGTTCATAA
- the glgP gene encoding alpha-glucan family phosphorylase gives MMTKNEIFGYAPDKKYDTLVAYFSMEFAIDQALKLYSGGLGFLAGSHLRSAYELKQNLLAIGMLWKYGYYDQGRDGNALMKPEFIEKQYSFLQDTGIIFAVPIHDAPVLVKAYLLKPETFGSAPLFLLSTDIPENDEQSRTITRQLYDPNETTRIAQSIVLGIGGAMLLDILKIEPAVYHMNEGHSLPLNFYLYAKYNNLNEVKKRVVFTTHTPEMAGNEEHDYALLKEMSFFYHMQEHEVKSILGLDGDRLNYTLAALKFARKANGVSKLHGDVARKMWGSNPGICEITAITNAQNKSYWKDDKLEQAITTDDDQGITTRKKEMKRLLFKAVADQCGKLFSADIITIVWARRFAGYKRADLMMRDWDRFITLIENKNYPVQVIWAGKPYPEDYSSIDLFNQIISKVKPFANCAVLTGYELALSALLKKGADVWLNNPRMYREASGTSGMTAAMNGAVNVSLPDGWVPEFAKDKENSFVIKPADDKLPVEEKDTLEARNLMDTLENTVLPMYYHNHAKWITVIKSAATDVVPAFEAGRMADEYYEKMYRI, from the coding sequence ATGATGACAAAGAATGAAATTTTCGGCTACGCGCCTGACAAAAAATACGATACGCTTGTTGCTTATTTTTCGATGGAATTTGCTATTGACCAAGCCCTTAAACTCTACAGTGGCGGCCTTGGCTTTTTAGCAGGATCGCACTTGCGCAGCGCCTATGAGCTAAAGCAAAACCTGCTGGCAATTGGCATGCTCTGGAAATATGGTTATTACGACCAGGGTCGTGATGGTAATGCATTAATGAAACCCGAGTTTATTGAAAAACAGTATTCCTTTTTGCAGGATACAGGCATCATTTTCGCCGTACCCATACATGATGCCCCTGTGCTGGTAAAAGCATACCTTCTAAAACCCGAAACATTTGGCTCGGCACCACTATTTTTACTGAGTACGGACATTCCGGAGAACGATGAGCAATCGCGTACCATTACGCGCCAGTTATATGATCCTAACGAAACCACCCGCATTGCACAAAGTATAGTGTTGGGAATTGGCGGAGCCATGCTGCTTGATATTTTAAAAATTGAACCCGCTGTTTATCACATGAATGAAGGGCATTCCCTCCCGCTCAATTTTTACCTTTATGCCAAATACAATAATCTAAACGAAGTGAAAAAAAGGGTTGTATTTACTACACATACACCCGAAATGGCCGGAAATGAAGAACATGACTACGCCCTGTTAAAGGAAATGTCGTTTTTTTACCACATGCAGGAACATGAAGTAAAATCAATATTGGGTTTGGATGGCGACAGGCTTAATTATACACTTGCTGCTTTAAAATTTGCACGCAAAGCCAATGGTGTTTCAAAACTTCACGGAGATGTGGCCCGGAAGATGTGGGGAAGTAATCCCGGTATCTGCGAAATAACTGCTATAACCAACGCGCAAAATAAAAGCTATTGGAAAGATGACAAACTGGAGCAGGCCATAACTACGGATGATGACCAGGGTATTACCACCAGAAAAAAGGAAATGAAGCGCTTACTGTTTAAAGCCGTAGCTGACCAATGCGGTAAGTTATTTAGTGCTGATATTATAACCATTGTGTGGGCAAGACGCTTTGCCGGCTATAAGCGTGCAGATTTAATGATGCGCGATTGGGACCGGTTTATTACTCTTATTGAAAACAAAAATTACCCGGTACAAGTAATATGGGCTGGAAAACCTTATCCTGAAGATTACTCATCTATCGACCTGTTTAACCAAATAATAAGCAAGGTAAAACCTTTTGCCAATTGTGCCGTGCTTACCGGTTATGAACTGGCGCTTTCAGCCTTATTAAAAAAAGGTGCTGATGTATGGCTTAATAACCCCAGGATGTACCGCGAGGCCTCCGGAACAAGCGGAATGACCGCCGCTATGAATGGCGCCGTTAATGTATCCCTGCCGGATGGCTGGGTGCCCGAGTTTGCAAAAGATAAGGAGAATAGCTTTGTAATAAAACCTGCTGATGACAAACTGCCTGTGGAAGAAAAAGACACATTGGAGGCCCGCAACCTGATGGATACACTTGAAAATACGGTTCTTCCCATGTATTATCACAACCATGCAAAATGGATAACTGTTATTAAAAGTGCAGCTACGGATGTTGTTCCGGCATTTGAAGCCGGCAGAATGGCTGATGAGTATTACGAAAAAATGTACAGGATATAA
- a CDS encoding DUF4342 domain-containing protein, which produces MTTKETFSVNGEALLGKIKELIHEGNVTRITITDKSGKEIMNFPLAIGLVGVLLAPIFAAIGAIAALATECTITVEREVNDKEDPTAEVKPE; this is translated from the coding sequence ATGACAACTAAAGAAACATTTTCCGTTAACGGCGAGGCCCTGCTTGGAAAAATAAAAGAACTAATACATGAAGGTAACGTTACCAGGATCACCATCACTGATAAATCGGGTAAAGAGATTATGAACTTTCCGCTGGCGATAGGCTTGGTGGGTGTACTACTGGCACCTATATTTGCTGCGATTGGTGCAATTGCTGCTTTAGCTACAGAATGTACAATAACGGTTGAAAGGGAGGTTAATGATAAGGAAGACCCCACAGCCGAAGTTAAGCCGGAGTAG
- a CDS encoding D-2-hydroxyacid dehydrogenase family protein → MSERIEIAVLDDYQDVAFTLADWSVVRQRANVTVFNDHLADENDVITRLLPFQVVCVMRERTPLTRQILSKLPNLKLIISTGRRNASIDEKAVAELGITLKTTGYIGSGAPEFTWAMLMAIARNIPLENENLRKGLWQTTIATDLIGKTIGIIGLGNIGAKIAAYARVFDMNVIAWSENLTEEKAAAAGVKLVSKETLLKEADFVTIHLVLSDRSRGIIQQTDLDLMKPSAYLINTSRGPLIDEAALISTLQQKKIAGAAVDVYDTEPLPANHPFRKLDNVLATPHIGYVTEKTYKLFYEDTVTEILNWLNG, encoded by the coding sequence ATGAGCGAAAGAATAGAAATTGCAGTGCTGGATGATTACCAGGATGTAGCCTTTACCCTGGCCGACTGGTCGGTTGTCAGGCAGCGCGCCAATGTGACGGTGTTTAACGATCACCTGGCTGATGAAAATGACGTTATAACACGGTTATTGCCATTTCAGGTGGTTTGCGTAATGCGCGAGCGCACACCGTTAACCAGGCAGATCCTCTCAAAACTGCCTAATCTAAAACTAATCATTTCAACCGGGCGGCGCAATGCATCAATAGATGAGAAAGCTGTTGCTGAATTGGGCATTACCCTAAAAACTACCGGCTACATTGGCAGCGGCGCACCAGAGTTTACATGGGCGATGCTAATGGCAATTGCGCGCAACATTCCGCTTGAAAACGAAAACCTTCGCAAAGGTTTATGGCAAACCACCATCGCAACAGACCTGATCGGAAAAACTATCGGGATAATCGGACTGGGTAATATCGGCGCCAAAATAGCGGCATACGCCAGGGTATTCGATATGAATGTTATAGCCTGGAGCGAAAATTTAACCGAAGAAAAAGCCGCGGCTGCAGGCGTAAAGTTGGTGAGTAAAGAAACCTTATTGAAAGAAGCTGACTTTGTAACCATCCACCTGGTATTAAGTGACCGCTCAAGAGGGATTATTCAACAAACTGACCTGGATCTTATGAAGCCGTCTGCCTACTTAATAAATACTTCACGCGGGCCACTGATTGACGAGGCAGCGCTCATTAGCACCTTACAGCAAAAGAAAATAGCCGGCGCCGCTGTTGATGTTTACGACACCGAGCCTCTTCCGGCAAACCACCCCTTCCGTAAACTGGATAATGTGCTGGCAACGCCGCACATAGGATATGTTACCGAGAAAACCTATAAACTTTTTTATGAGGACACAGTAACCGAGATCCTCAATTGGCTCAATGGTTGA